The following nucleotide sequence is from Psychroflexus torquis ATCC 700755.
AAAGTGCCATAAGAAATATTAAAAAGGGTATCCAATGTCTTGTGTAAGTCACAAAACTCCAAAATGGATTTAATACATCAGGACTTAGGTTATTTAGAAATACCATTAATTCCCAATCCCATTTTACAGGATTGATTTCCATTAGAATCGACGTTTGATGGGACCAATAGCATCTTCAACCTCATCTTTCAATTTTGAAGTTTTAGACTCTAAAGTCTTGGTATGTTCTTCAACATCTTTTTTGATGTCGAAATCTAGATTGTGTTCCTTTTTTTGCTTGGTAATTTCAGTCTTAATCTCATCCGTTGCATGTCTGAAGGATTTCATCGTTTTACCGAAAAACCTAGCCATTTCTGGGATTTTATCCGCACCAAAAACCATTATCAAAATAAATAATATAAAAGCTATTTCTGCCCCACTAATAAATAAAGGTATTTGAATCATATCACAAATATACTGGTAAGCAATTGAACAAAGAAATATTAAAATTTAAATCTTAGATAAAGATTTTAAAAAATCGACAAGCCTGTAAGCGTAGTTAACTCTTCCAACACCTTCATCCCTAGTGCAGAATTTCCTTTATCATTGAGCATAGGACTCCAAACTGTTACTGAGTAATGTTGAGGATGAACGGCTACAATACCGCCTCCAACTCCACTTTTTCCTGGCAGGCCTACTCGATAACTAAATTCTCCTGCTTCATCGTAAAATCCGCAGGTCTGCATAATCGCATTAATACGCTTCACACTTTGAGGATCTATCACTTGCTCCTGA
It contains:
- a CDS encoding Sec-independent protein translocase subunit TatA/TatB; translation: MIQIPLFISGAEIAFILFILIMVFGADKIPEMARFFGKTMKSFRHATDEIKTEITKQKKEHNLDFDIKKDVEEHTKTLESKTSKLKDEVEDAIGPIKRRF